From Halobacillus sp. Marseille-Q1614, the proteins below share one genomic window:
- the der gene encoding ribosome biogenesis GTPase Der has protein sequence MRKSVVAIVGRPNVGKSTIFNRLVGDRISIVEDIPGVTRDRIYAEAEWLTTTFNVIDTGGIELGDEPLLVQMRAQAQVAIDEADVIIFMVNGRDGITGADEEVAKMLFKSNKPVVLAVNKVDNPEMRETIYEFYSLGFGEPYPISGTHGLGLGDMLDAVVTHFPELELEEEDEDIIRFSLIGRPNVGKSSLVNSILGQERVIVSNIAGTTRDAIDSPFTKDGREFVIIDTAGMRKRGKVYESTEKYSIIRALKAIERSDVVLTLIDAEDGIQEQDKKIAGYAHEAGKAVIIVVNKWDTVESDPKVMKEFEDDIRSNFRFLDYAPIVFLSAKTKKRTHTLLPKVIEASENHARRLQTNILNEVIMDALAMNPTPSIKGQKLKIFYATQVAVKPPTFVVFVNEPELMHFTYERFLENRIREAFGFEGTPIKIIARRRS, from the coding sequence GTGAGAAAATCAGTAGTAGCGATTGTCGGTCGGCCGAATGTAGGGAAGTCGACTATTTTTAACAGGTTAGTAGGAGATCGGATCTCTATCGTAGAAGATATACCTGGAGTTACGAGAGATCGTATTTATGCAGAGGCTGAGTGGCTGACCACTACTTTCAATGTTATAGATACTGGTGGTATTGAATTAGGAGACGAACCGCTTCTCGTGCAGATGAGAGCCCAGGCTCAAGTGGCTATCGATGAAGCAGATGTGATCATATTTATGGTAAATGGCCGGGACGGAATTACAGGTGCGGATGAAGAAGTAGCAAAAATGCTGTTTAAATCCAATAAGCCTGTCGTACTCGCTGTCAATAAAGTCGACAACCCAGAAATGAGAGAAACTATTTATGAGTTTTATTCTCTCGGATTTGGCGAGCCTTATCCTATTTCAGGAACTCACGGGCTTGGACTGGGGGATATGCTGGACGCGGTTGTTACTCATTTTCCTGAGCTGGAACTTGAGGAAGAAGATGAAGATATTATCCGATTCAGCCTGATTGGGCGCCCGAACGTAGGCAAGTCCTCTCTTGTAAACAGTATTCTTGGGCAGGAACGCGTCATTGTAAGTAATATCGCAGGTACAACGAGAGATGCGATCGATTCCCCGTTTACAAAAGACGGACGGGAGTTTGTTATTATCGATACGGCTGGTATGCGTAAGCGCGGAAAGGTGTACGAGTCGACGGAGAAGTATAGTATCATTAGGGCGTTAAAAGCAATTGAACGCTCGGATGTAGTTCTAACCCTGATTGATGCAGAGGATGGAATTCAGGAACAGGATAAGAAAATTGCTGGTTATGCCCATGAAGCAGGAAAAGCCGTCATCATCGTCGTCAACAAGTGGGATACGGTCGAAAGTGATCCAAAAGTGATGAAGGAATTCGAAGATGATATCCGGTCGAATTTCCGGTTTTTAGACTACGCTCCGATCGTGTTTTTATCCGCCAAAACGAAAAAACGGACGCACACACTGCTTCCTAAAGTAATTGAAGCTAGTGAAAACCATGCCAGAAGGCTGCAGACTAACATCTTAAATGAAGTTATTATGGATGCATTAGCGATGAATCCAACACCTTCTATTAAAGGGCAGAAGCTTAAAATTTTTTATGCCACTCAAGTAGCGGTGAAGCCGCCGACATTTGTGGTATTTGTTAACGAGCCGGAGTTGATGCACTTTACGTATGAGCGCTTCTTGGAAAACCGAATTCGTGAAGCGTTTGGATTTGAAGGAACACCTATTAAAATTATTGCAAGAAGACGCAGTTGA
- a CDS encoding NAD(P)H-dependent glycerol-3-phosphate dehydrogenase: protein MSKVAVLGAGSWGTALAIVLADNGHDVHLWSHRKEHAEKINETHQNEKYLKDITIPSNVTASSDMKEVVSDTEHIVLVVPTKAIREVCKELVRYLDQKVVLTHASKGIEPETYKRVSEVIAEEISRDKYKDIVVLSGPSHAEEVSLRHPTTVTVSAEDLSVAKSVQDLFINEQFRVYTSPDLVGVELGGSLKNIIALGAGISDGLGFGDNAKAALITRGLAEIARLGTSMGANPLTFSGLTGVGDLIVTCTSSHSRNWRAGYKLGKGAKLDEVLEDMGMVVEGVRTTKAAYQLSKKQEVDMPITAGIYEVLFNDADPHDVVTQLMTRIRRHEMEDLTNILDDQMNS, encoded by the coding sequence ATGAGTAAAGTAGCTGTTTTAGGTGCAGGAAGCTGGGGTACCGCTTTAGCCATTGTGCTGGCAGATAACGGGCACGATGTTCACTTATGGTCTCACCGTAAGGAACATGCCGAAAAAATAAACGAGACGCATCAAAATGAAAAATATTTAAAAGACATTACGATTCCTTCTAACGTCACCGCCAGTTCTGATATGAAGGAAGTGGTGAGTGATACGGAGCATATTGTATTAGTTGTTCCTACAAAAGCGATTCGTGAAGTATGTAAAGAGCTTGTTCGATACTTGGATCAAAAAGTCGTTCTTACACATGCTTCAAAAGGGATTGAGCCGGAAACTTATAAACGGGTTTCAGAGGTCATTGCTGAAGAAATTTCTCGTGATAAATACAAGGACATCGTAGTTCTTTCAGGACCAAGCCACGCGGAAGAAGTCAGCTTAAGACACCCGACAACTGTAACGGTTTCTGCGGAGGATTTATCCGTCGCTAAAAGCGTGCAGGATTTATTTATTAATGAACAATTTCGCGTGTATACCTCTCCAGATCTTGTAGGAGTAGAGCTTGGCGGTTCCCTGAAGAATATCATCGCTTTAGGGGCTGGGATTTCTGACGGACTTGGATTTGGAGATAATGCGAAGGCTGCATTGATCACCCGCGGGCTGGCTGAAATCGCTCGTCTTGGAACATCAATGGGAGCCAATCCGCTGACATTTTCAGGCCTTACGGGAGTTGGTGACTTGATCGTTACTTGTACGAGCTCTCACAGCCGTAACTGGAGAGCCGGGTATAAATTAGGCAAAGGTGCCAAGCTCGATGAAGTTCTTGAAGATATGGGGATGGTGGTCGAAGGCGTACGTACAACCAAGGCCGCTTATCAGCTGTCGAAAAAGCAGGAAGTAGATATGCCGATTACAGCAGGCATTTATGAAGTCCTTTTCAACGATGCTGATCCGCATGATGTTGTCACACAGCTGATGACAAGAATCCGCCGACACGAAATGGAAGATCTTACAAACATTTTAGATGATCAAATGAATAGCTAA
- a CDS encoding stage VI sporulation protein F, translated as MSNFQKNIFDHLQNKANINPEEVFKVADSVKNADFTDEKVVRRLVRQLATIANKPVSKKKEDKIVEAIVNQNMPLDMNTLSKFFKG; from the coding sequence GTGAGTAATTTTCAAAAGAACATTTTTGATCATTTACAAAACAAAGCAAATATTAACCCTGAAGAAGTTTTTAAAGTAGCGGATTCAGTAAAAAATGCTGACTTTACCGATGAAAAAGTAGTTCGCCGCTTAGTAAGGCAGCTGGCAACGATCGCGAATAAGCCTGTTTCCAAGAAGAAAGAGGATAAAATTGTCGAAGCGATCGTCAATCAAAACATGCCTCTTGATATGAATACACTGAGTAAATTCTTTAAAGGTTAA
- a CDS encoding DUF2768 domain-containing protein, producing MSVSLLKMYISFAGIISLFLATGLIYLSRYKLSGTISWIVAVFAYLFMIIGGLIIAFIVLSGPTA from the coding sequence ATGTCAGTAAGTTTGTTAAAGATGTACATATCATTTGCCGGAATCATCTCCTTGTTTTTAGCGACAGGGTTAATCTATTTAAGCCGCTATAAACTCTCAGGAACTATTTCCTGGATTGTCGCAGTTTTTGCTTATTTGTTTATGATTATTGGCGGTCTTATTATTGCATTTATTGTACTTAGCGGGCCAACCGCATAG